In the Geobacter sp. FeAm09 genome, one interval contains:
- a CDS encoding thioredoxin domain-containing protein, with product MADTRLDTAAYIARLRVLDKSVLPPDGGQGFNRLIFARSPYLLQHAENPVAWYEWGDAAFERARDGNLPILLSIGYATCHWCHVMAHESFEDEQVAALLNSHFVCIKVDREERPDIDDFYMTVSQVLTGSGGWPLNVFMTPDKRPFMAVTYLPRQGHAGRSGLMELLPNIAALWHQRPDLIEKNCRGIMDAMGNLSPQDTTNTSLNLQELAYISFNQLSSIYDPLHGGFGTAPKFPMAINLSWLIRQGTAENHRALEMALHTLKKIRGGGIWDQVGGGVHRYAVDREWLVPHFEKMLYDQAMVGLAALEANQATGDGAYLHMAENIFGFVARELTSPEGGFYAALDADSEGVEGKCYVWDKGEIEECLGEDAPLFCRFYGVTDGGNFEGRTILNTPLGLEEFCIREGLEPTEAGRRLEHGRELVLAQRERRIGPFRDEKVITAWNGLMIAALARGGAVSGNAAFLDAAGRAASFLRERLRRRDGRLLRSFLGDAADVPGFLEDYAFLAFGLLELFEATLDTAWLERALQLADQMLEIFLDPDSGRFLKTGRDAEPMPLAATQEHDGVMPSPFSLTAQIFIRLARAAARPDLLDHARRLLESRADDVQRQPSIHLGSLYAMTLLEEEPFEAHFSGQRHHPAMQGLLHGLKARYCLNLALSFEATDSAPTLTICALGTCYPAVRNASELEPILERAAPRFKPSITLG from the coding sequence ATGGCAGACACAAGGCTTGACACCGCCGCATACATCGCCCGGCTCAGGGTTCTGGACAAGAGCGTCCTTCCGCCGGACGGCGGCCAGGGCTTCAATCGCCTGATCTTTGCCCGCAGCCCTTACCTGCTGCAACACGCCGAAAATCCGGTGGCTTGGTACGAATGGGGCGACGCGGCCTTTGAGAGAGCCCGCGACGGGAACCTGCCGATCCTGCTCTCCATCGGCTATGCCACCTGCCACTGGTGCCACGTCATGGCCCACGAGTCGTTCGAGGACGAACAGGTCGCCGCGCTGCTGAACAGTCATTTCGTCTGCATCAAGGTGGACCGGGAGGAACGCCCGGATATCGACGACTTCTACATGACCGTGTCCCAGGTGCTGACCGGCAGCGGCGGCTGGCCGTTAAACGTCTTCATGACGCCGGACAAGCGCCCCTTCATGGCCGTCACCTACCTCCCGCGGCAGGGGCACGCCGGCCGGAGCGGCCTGATGGAACTGCTCCCCAACATTGCAGCACTGTGGCATCAGCGCCCCGATCTGATCGAAAAAAACTGCCGCGGCATCATGGATGCCATGGGCAACCTCTCCCCTCAGGACACAACAAATACAAGCCTTAATTTACAAGAGCTTGCATACATATCGTTCAATCAGTTGAGCAGCATATACGACCCACTGCACGGCGGGTTCGGGACCGCTCCCAAGTTCCCCATGGCCATCAACCTGAGTTGGCTCATCAGGCAGGGGACGGCGGAGAACCACCGGGCGCTGGAGATGGCGCTCCACACCCTGAAAAAGATACGCGGGGGCGGGATATGGGACCAGGTGGGGGGCGGTGTGCACCGTTACGCCGTGGACCGGGAGTGGCTCGTGCCACATTTCGAAAAGATGCTCTACGATCAGGCCATGGTCGGGCTGGCGGCGCTGGAGGCGAACCAGGCGACGGGGGACGGCGCGTATCTGCACATGGCCGAAAACATCTTCGGCTTCGTCGCCCGCGAACTGACCTCGCCCGAAGGAGGTTTCTATGCAGCCCTGGATGCCGATTCGGAAGGCGTGGAAGGCAAATGCTACGTCTGGGACAAAGGAGAGATCGAGGAGTGCCTCGGCGAAGATGCCCCCCTGTTCTGCCGGTTTTACGGCGTGACCGACGGGGGTAATTTTGAAGGACGAACCATCCTGAACACGCCGCTCGGCCTGGAAGAATTCTGTATCCGGGAGGGACTGGAGCCGACCGAAGCCGGCCGACGGCTGGAACACGGCCGGGAGCTGGTGTTGGCGCAACGGGAACGGCGCATCGGACCCTTCAGGGACGAGAAGGTCATCACCGCCTGGAACGGCCTGATGATTGCCGCCCTGGCCCGCGGCGGAGCGGTGTCCGGCAATGCCGCGTTCCTTGATGCGGCCGGCCGCGCCGCATCGTTTTTGCGGGAGCGGTTGCGCCGCAGGGATGGGCGCCTCCTGCGCAGTTTTCTGGGGGATGCGGCCGATGTCCCTGGGTTTCTGGAGGATTACGCTTTCCTGGCGTTCGGCCTGCTGGAACTGTTCGAAGCGACCCTGGATACGGCCTGGCTGGAGCGGGCACTGCAACTCGCCGACCAGATGCTGGAAATCTTCCTGGACCCCGACAGCGGCCGCTTTTTGAAAACCGGCCGTGATGCCGAGCCCATGCCCCTGGCGGCAACCCAGGAACATGACGGGGTCATGCCGTCACCTTTCTCCCTGACCGCCCAGATATTTATCCGTCTGGCCCGCGCAGCCGCACGGCCCGATCTGCTGGATCACGCCCGCCGCTTGCTGGAAAGCCGTGCCGACGATGTGCAGCGCCAACCCTCGATCCACCTGGGAAGCCTGTATGCCATGACCCTCCTGGAGGAAGAGCCGTTCGAGGCCCACTTTTCCGGACAACGGCACCATCCCGCCATGCAGGGCCTGCTGCATGGCTTGAAAGCACGCTACTGCCTCAACTTGGCACTGTCCTTCGAAGCGACCGACAGTGCCCCCACCCTCACCATCTGTGCCCTGGGGACCTGTTACCCGGCCGTCCGCAACGCAAGCGAACTGGAACCCATCCTGGAACGCGCCGCGCCGCGCTTCAAACCTTCGATAACACTGGGCTAG
- a CDS encoding YkgJ family cysteine cluster protein produces the protein MKELLGRYGELLREVDRWFGGCIQRHGDQIACHLGCSACCRGLFDITVLDALYLRSGIDALPEAVQQSLRLKAADRLASLTACNPAFVEPWILNHIPEEEWEELMPEEDETPCLLLAEDGSCLVYEQRPMTCRLNGIPLWDTSGEALMDEWCTLNFRGVDMGRLEDLRHPFLELFAQELLLFRELTRKLLGEAVNELDTFIPAALVLDAGMIGASRRH, from the coding sequence ATGAAGGAACTGTTGGGACGATATGGGGAATTGCTGCGGGAGGTGGATCGCTGGTTTGGCGGCTGCATCCAGCGCCATGGGGATCAGATTGCCTGCCACCTGGGCTGTTCGGCCTGTTGCCGGGGACTGTTCGATATCACGGTTCTCGACGCCCTCTACCTGCGCAGCGGGATCGACGCCCTGCCCGAAGCCGTCCAGCAATCCCTGCGCCTGAAGGCGGCAGACCGCCTGGCATCGCTGACCGCCTGCAATCCCGCCTTTGTCGAGCCGTGGATTCTCAACCATATCCCGGAAGAGGAATGGGAGGAGCTGATGCCGGAAGAGGATGAAACCCCGTGCCTGCTCCTGGCGGAAGACGGGAGTTGCCTGGTCTACGAACAGCGCCCCATGACCTGTCGTCTGAACGGCATCCCGCTTTGGGATACCTCGGGCGAGGCACTGATGGACGAGTGGTGCACCCTGAATTTCCGCGGTGTGGATATGGGGCGACTTGAGGACCTCCGCCATCCTTTCCTGGAGCTGTTCGCCCAGGAACTGCTCCTGTTTCGGGAACTTACCCGCAAGCTGCTGGGGGAGGCGGTCAATGAACTGGATACCTTCATCCCGGCGGCGCTGGTACTCGATGCCGGGATGATCGGGGCGTCTCGGCGGCACTAG
- a CDS encoding polysaccharide deacetylase family protein has product MGVLLLLSGCAATAPQWRSDAYASFNAALAAAADSPAPEETDTVRRTLDLADRYYRGGMIEEADSLYRLAGLKSRLLSRALLAARLRQGAGVGVDPDGSGRDGADVALADGVVSLDAAVQDQQSPSELSGDFPAAVAEQAAQAVQGAASEARSTAPQPHNETFPAVSPCAAVPPSGPLKGSPSLQGAQPRTGPARSIIYLTFDDGPSRLTLPIAAYLKSQGIRATFFVLGCNVQGHEKAVTTLVAMGHRVASHTFSHNLHKLKASFAGSTNEIGRTASLIDRLGGDGRMVRLPYGASGRNLVSRVAAEGAQIFAWDIDSYDSTKRGAHNRGFIVRAVLGQLAKSQRRHAIVLFHDGSGHDATLAALKELVPLLKERGYRFGLLAHNDKVASSSAPGGAMP; this is encoded by the coding sequence ATGGGAGTGCTCCTGCTGCTTTCGGGCTGTGCCGCCACGGCGCCGCAGTGGCGCAGCGACGCCTATGCCAGCTTCAATGCGGCCCTTGCCGCGGCCGCCGATTCCCCGGCACCTGAAGAGACCGACACGGTGCGCCGCACCCTTGACCTTGCCGACCGCTATTACAGGGGCGGCATGATCGAGGAGGCCGACAGCCTGTACCGCCTTGCCGGCCTGAAAAGCCGTCTCCTGTCCCGTGCCCTCCTGGCTGCCCGGCTGCGGCAGGGGGCCGGCGTGGGCGTGGACCCTGACGGCAGCGGCCGGGACGGCGCTGACGTGGCGCTGGCTGACGGTGTGGTTTCATTGGACGCCGCCGTACAGGATCAACAGAGCCCTTCCGAGCTTTCCGGAGACTTTCCGGCAGCAGTAGCCGAACAAGCGGCGCAGGCCGTTCAGGGTGCGGCTTCGGAGGCCCGGTCCACCGCCCCCCAACCCCACAATGAAACCTTCCCCGCGGTTTCGCCCTGCGCAGCAGTGCCCCCAAGCGGCCCGCTCAAGGGCAGTCCGTCACTTCAGGGCGCACAGCCGCGAACCGGCCCGGCGCGCAGCATCATCTACCTTACCTTCGACGACGGCCCTTCGCGCCTGACGCTGCCGATTGCCGCCTACCTGAAATCCCAGGGCATACGAGCCACGTTTTTCGTGCTTGGCTGCAATGTCCAGGGGCATGAAAAGGCTGTGACGACGCTGGTTGCCATGGGACACCGGGTTGCCAGCCACACTTTTTCCCATAACCTGCATAAGCTTAAGGCCTCGTTTGCCGGGAGTACCAACGAGATCGGCCGGACCGCTTCCCTGATCGACCGCCTGGGGGGCGATGGCCGCATGGTGCGGCTCCCCTACGGCGCTTCGGGCAGAAACCTTGTATCCCGGGTGGCCGCCGAGGGTGCCCAGATTTTTGCCTGGGATATCGACAGCTACGATTCCACCAAACGGGGTGCCCACAACCGCGGCTTCATCGTACGTGCGGTGCTGGGGCAACTGGCCAAGAGCCAGCGTAGGCATGCCATTGTGCTGTTTCACGATGGTTCCGGCCATGACGCTACCTTGGCGGCTCTGAAGGAATTGGTGCCGCTCCTTAAGGAGCGGGGATATCGTTTCGGGCTTCTTGCCCACAACGACAAGGTGGCCAGTTCATCCGCTCCGGGAGGTGCAATGCCATGA
- a CDS encoding chemotaxis protein CheX: MFTIMSATQDTFKSYMNIDLLAGKVEKRVDPVDSDVTGIVGVAGDRVGYIIFATDKKTAQCVAKELLMVEEADDECIRDAVGELANNIAGVFKTKYHEQYGSVALGLPLVVSGQLRAISEPPDLNESSSINVQCKGVTIPFTTVSGAINIKVMVYM; this comes from the coding sequence ATGTTCACCATCATGTCCGCTACCCAGGACACCTTCAAGAGTTACATGAATATCGACCTGTTGGCCGGCAAGGTCGAAAAAAGGGTGGATCCGGTGGATTCTGATGTGACCGGCATCGTGGGCGTGGCCGGGGACCGGGTCGGCTACATCATCTTTGCCACCGACAAGAAGACGGCCCAGTGCGTCGCCAAGGAACTGCTGATGGTGGAGGAGGCCGACGACGAGTGCATCCGGGATGCGGTCGGCGAACTGGCAAACAACATTGCCGGTGTGTTCAAGACCAAGTACCACGAGCAGTACGGCAGCGTGGCCCTGGGGCTGCCGCTGGTGGTTTCCGGCCAGTTGCGCGCCATTTCCGAACCGCCCGACCTTAATGAAAGCTCCAGCATCAATGTGCAGTGCAAGGGGGTGACGATTCCCTTCACCACGGTCAGCGGCGCCATCAACATCAAAGTCATGGTGTATATGTAG
- the guaA gene encoding glutamine-hydrolyzing GMP synthase, with protein MTTDIHSQKILILDFGSQVTQLIARRIREQSVYCEIHPFNMPLEKITSFDPQGIVLSGGPCSVYDADAPLSDQRIFELGVPVLGICYGMQLMTQQLGGRVERSDKREYGRSKLQIDDNGDLFSGFSGHEEVWMSHGDRIEEMPKGFGTIAHTDHSPVAAMKDAQRRFFGVQFHPEVVHTPRGDEMLGNFIFTVCGCKPTWTMAGFIEAEIASIREKVGTGKVICALSGGVDSSVVAVLIHKAIGDQLQCIFVNNGLLRKGEAEKVVNLFTKHFKINLDYVDASARFLEKLAGVSDPEKKRKIIGNEFIYLFEEEAVKLGQVDYLAQGTLYPDVIESVSTKGPSAVIKSHHNVGGLPERMNLKLLEPVRELFKDEVRLLGKELGMPDEVVHRQPFPGPGLAIRCIGELTAEKLEILREADAIVLEEIRKAGLYRDIWQSFAVLLPVRTVGVMGDARTYDFTVALRAVNSLDGMTADWVKLPYELLGTISSRIINEVKGVNRVVYDISQKPPATIEWE; from the coding sequence ATGACCACCGATATCCACAGCCAGAAGATCCTCATCCTCGACTTCGGGTCGCAGGTCACCCAACTCATCGCCCGCCGCATCCGCGAGCAGAGCGTCTACTGCGAGATCCATCCCTTCAATATGCCCCTGGAAAAGATCACGTCGTTCGATCCCCAGGGGATTGTGCTCTCCGGCGGGCCGTGCAGCGTCTATGACGCCGATGCGCCACTCTCCGATCAGCGCATCTTTGAGTTGGGGGTCCCGGTTTTGGGCATCTGCTACGGCATGCAGCTCATGACCCAGCAGTTGGGCGGCCGGGTGGAGCGCTCCGACAAACGGGAATACGGCCGCTCCAAATTGCAGATCGACGACAATGGCGATCTCTTCAGCGGCTTCAGCGGCCATGAAGAGGTGTGGATGTCCCACGGCGACCGCATCGAGGAGATGCCCAAGGGCTTCGGCACCATCGCCCACACCGACCATTCGCCGGTTGCCGCCATGAAAGACGCGCAACGCCGCTTCTTCGGGGTGCAGTTCCATCCCGAGGTGGTGCATACGCCCCGGGGCGACGAGATGTTGGGCAACTTCATCTTTACGGTGTGCGGCTGCAAGCCGACCTGGACCATGGCCGGCTTCATCGAGGCCGAGATCGCGTCGATCAGGGAGAAGGTCGGAACGGGCAAGGTGATCTGCGCCCTGTCCGGCGGGGTCGATTCCTCGGTCGTGGCGGTACTGATCCACAAGGCTATCGGCGACCAGCTACAGTGCATCTTCGTCAACAACGGCCTGCTGCGCAAAGGTGAGGCGGAGAAGGTCGTCAACCTCTTTACCAAGCATTTCAAGATCAACCTGGACTACGTGGATGCCTCGGCACGCTTTCTGGAAAAACTGGCGGGTGTGAGCGACCCGGAAAAGAAGCGCAAGATCATCGGCAACGAATTCATCTACCTGTTCGAGGAAGAGGCCGTCAAACTGGGGCAGGTGGATTATCTGGCCCAGGGAACGCTTTACCCGGACGTGATCGAATCGGTCTCCACCAAGGGGCCGTCGGCGGTCATCAAGAGCCACCACAATGTGGGCGGCCTGCCGGAGCGCATGAACCTGAAGCTGCTTGAGCCGGTGCGGGAACTCTTCAAGGATGAGGTCAGGCTGCTGGGCAAGGAACTGGGGATGCCGGACGAGGTGGTCCACCGCCAGCCGTTCCCTGGGCCGGGGCTGGCGATCCGCTGCATCGGCGAACTCACCGCCGAAAAGCTGGAGATCCTGCGCGAGGCGGACGCCATCGTGCTGGAAGAAATCCGCAAGGCCGGGCTGTACCGGGACATATGGCAATCCTTCGCCGTGCTCCTGCCGGTACGGACGGTGGGTGTCATGGGCGATGCCCGGACCTATGATTTCACCGTGGCGCTCCGGGCGGTCAACTCCCTGGACGGCATGACCGCCGACTGGGTCAAGCTGCCCTATGAACTTCTGGGCACCATCTCTTCACGCATCATCAATGAGGTCAAAGGGGTCAACCGGGTGGTGTACGACATCAGCCAGAAGCCGCCCGCAACCATCGAGTGGGAGTAG
- the guaB gene encoding IMP dehydrogenase — MPYDKLTEGLTFDDVLLVPAHSLVLPRDVNLSTRLSRNIPLNIPLVSAAMDTVTEARTAICMAREGGLGIVHKNLSIEAQAQEVDKVKKSESGMIVDPITMRPNQKISEALDLMSRYRISGVPITKPNGKLVGILTNRDLRFETDYDLLISARMTKRNLVTVPVGTTLEQAKEHLKHTRVEKLLVVDDDRNLKGLITIKDIEKVKKYPNACKDSLGRLRVGAAVGITAEMEARMDALIRAGVDVIVIDTAHGHSQGVIDAVIRAKSTFPGVEIIAGNIATAEAAEALIKAGADAIKVGIGPGSICTTRMVAGVGVPQITAIHECSRVAHKHGVPVIADGGIKYSGDLPKAISAGADSIMIGSLFAGTEESPGDTILYQGRTYKSYRGMGSIGAMKDGSKDRYFQSDVGEDVKLVPEGIEGMVPLRGPLSANIHQLMGGLRSGMGYTGCGTIPDMQERSRFIRITGAGLKESHVHDVTITKEAPNYRVGN; from the coding sequence ATGCCCTACGACAAGTTAACGGAAGGTCTTACCTTTGACGACGTCCTCCTTGTGCCTGCCCACTCTCTTGTTTTGCCCCGCGATGTCAACCTCTCCACCCGCCTGTCCCGCAACATTCCCCTGAACATACCGCTGGTCAGCGCCGCCATGGATACGGTTACCGAGGCCCGCACCGCCATCTGTATGGCCCGTGAAGGGGGGCTCGGCATCGTTCACAAGAATCTCAGCATCGAGGCCCAGGCCCAGGAAGTTGACAAGGTGAAGAAGAGCGAGTCGGGTATGATCGTTGACCCGATTACCATGCGGCCCAACCAGAAGATCAGCGAGGCGCTGGATCTCATGTCGCGCTACCGCATCTCCGGCGTGCCGATCACCAAGCCCAACGGCAAGCTGGTGGGGATTCTCACCAACCGCGACCTGCGTTTCGAAACGGATTACGACCTCCTCATATCAGCCCGCATGACCAAGCGCAATCTGGTGACGGTGCCGGTGGGCACCACCCTGGAACAGGCCAAGGAACACCTCAAGCATACCAGGGTCGAAAAATTGCTGGTGGTTGACGACGACCGCAACCTCAAGGGGCTGATCACCATCAAGGATATCGAAAAGGTCAAGAAGTATCCCAACGCCTGCAAGGACAGCCTGGGCCGCCTGCGGGTCGGCGCGGCAGTCGGGATCACGGCCGAGATGGAAGCCCGGATGGACGCCCTCATCAGGGCCGGGGTCGATGTCATCGTCATCGATACCGCGCACGGCCACTCCCAGGGGGTTATCGACGCCGTGATCCGGGCCAAATCGACCTTCCCCGGCGTCGAGATCATCGCCGGCAACATCGCCACGGCCGAAGCGGCCGAAGCGTTGATCAAGGCGGGCGCCGACGCCATCAAGGTCGGCATCGGCCCCGGCTCCATCTGCACCACCCGTATGGTGGCCGGCGTGGGCGTGCCGCAGATCACCGCCATTCACGAGTGTTCGCGCGTTGCCCACAAGCACGGCGTTCCGGTCATCGCCGATGGCGGCATCAAGTATTCCGGCGACCTGCCCAAGGCGATTTCGGCGGGCGCCGACAGCATCATGATCGGTTCGCTCTTTGCCGGGACCGAAGAATCGCCGGGCGATACGATCCTCTACCAGGGCAGGACCTACAAGAGCTATCGCGGCATGGGTTCCATCGGCGCCATGAAGGACGGGAGCAAGGACCGCTATTTCCAGTCCGATGTGGGCGAGGATGTGAAGCTGGTCCCGGAGGGGATCGAGGGGATGGTGCCGCTGCGCGGACCGCTTTCGGCCAATATCCACCAACTGATGGGCGGCCTGCGGTCGGGCATGGGCTATACCGGCTGCGGCACGATTCCGGATATGCAGGAGCGGAGCCGCTTCATCCGCATCACCGGCGCGGGCCTCAAGGAGTCCCATGTGCATGACGTGACGATCACGAAAGAGGCTCCGAACTACCGGGTCGGTAATTAG
- a CDS encoding DUF169 domain-containing protein — MEKGDEMESLIAKALQLETEPVALLYSETKPEGAAQFAPGTVTSCVMYMLASAAKGKVAVFDRKTFGCFGGGVGLGFGNTYEQFPGGVPGFCRFLSSGNESAPTGKAIGEGMKAAGVPGSFVEMFLHGERYKKTPELADRFVNELPMADVSTPYVVMKPLSQVDPEKDKPVSVSFLVNPDQLSALVILANYDRPGQENVAIPYAAACQVIGILSYNEAASGLQRCLVGLTDISARKNLKGQGLSGKLTFTVPFRRLCEMESQVPGSFFEKETWEKVVS, encoded by the coding sequence ATGGAAAAAGGAGATGAAATGGAAAGCCTCATTGCAAAAGCACTACAGTTGGAGACCGAGCCTGTTGCCCTGCTATACTCCGAGACCAAACCGGAGGGGGCAGCCCAGTTCGCACCCGGGACGGTAACATCGTGTGTGATGTACATGCTGGCATCCGCCGCCAAGGGGAAGGTGGCCGTTTTCGATCGTAAGACCTTTGGATGTTTCGGCGGCGGAGTTGGCCTTGGGTTTGGCAACACGTACGAACAATTTCCCGGCGGCGTCCCCGGCTTCTGCCGCTTCCTGTCCAGCGGCAATGAGAGCGCCCCAACCGGAAAGGCGATTGGGGAGGGCATGAAAGCGGCAGGCGTGCCCGGGTCGTTTGTCGAGATGTTCCTCCACGGCGAACGGTACAAAAAGACACCCGAGCTTGCCGACCGGTTCGTGAATGAACTTCCCATGGCGGATGTTTCGACGCCGTATGTTGTCATGAAGCCTCTTTCACAAGTCGATCCAGAGAAGGACAAGCCGGTTTCGGTGTCATTCCTGGTAAATCCGGATCAGCTTTCGGCGCTCGTTATCCTTGCCAACTATGATCGGCCGGGACAGGAGAACGTGGCGATCCCCTACGCTGCCGCGTGTCAGGTCATCGGCATCCTGTCGTATAACGAGGCGGCATCCGGGCTTCAACGCTGTCTTGTTGGCCTCACCGATATCTCCGCACGCAAAAACCTTAAAGGGCAAGGACTATCAGGCAAACTCACCTTTACGGTCCCCTTCCGCCGCCTGTGTGAAATGGAATCTCAGGTTCCCGGGAGTTTCTTCGAAAAGGAAACGTGGGAGAAGGTTGTCTCATGA
- a CDS encoding FMN-dependent NADH-azoreductase — MANILYITCNLKSREQSHSLTIGSEFLTNYSERHPEDRIDFLDLYRDHIQRVDADVLNGWDKLRNGGSLDSLSDDELRKIGRIGKLADQFVAADKYVFVTPMWNLGFPAELKVYIDTVCVVGKTFTYTERGAVGLLRGMGKKCLHIHSCGGFHCGTGDDHSVPYLKSVMNFMGVEDFRSVVVEGVDALPHKAEEFMNRALAESREAAALF; from the coding sequence ATGGCCAACATACTTTACATCACCTGTAATCTTAAATCCCGCGAACAATCGCACAGTCTCACTATCGGGAGCGAGTTTCTGACGAACTACTCGGAACGCCATCCGGAAGACAGAATAGACTTTCTGGATCTCTACCGTGACCATATTCAGCGTGTTGATGCTGATGTCTTGAACGGTTGGGACAAATTGCGTAATGGCGGCTCCCTTGATTCCCTGTCAGATGACGAACTGCGCAAAATAGGCAGGATTGGAAAGCTCGCAGACCAGTTCGTGGCCGCAGACAAATATGTCTTTGTGACGCCTATGTGGAACCTGGGCTTCCCGGCGGAGCTTAAGGTGTACATCGACACCGTCTGTGTGGTCGGCAAGACCTTTACCTATACGGAGCGTGGAGCGGTGGGGCTTTTACGCGGCATGGGGAAGAAATGTCTCCATATCCATTCCTGCGGCGGGTTCCATTGCGGAACCGGTGATGACCACTCGGTGCCTTACCTGAAGTCGGTGATGAACTTCATGGGGGTTGAAGATTTCAGGTCGGTTGTTGTGGAGGGGGTAGACGCCCTGCCGCATAAAGCAGAGGAATTCATGAACAGGGCTCTGGCGGAAAGCCGGGAAGCAGCCGCCCTGTTTTAG
- a CDS encoding sigma 54-interacting transcriptional regulator encodes MDVRPEEFFREVTLRFCSSLDINVAFQRSFQYLREVLPVDEIFLDILDPLLGAIRRIAHAASQGGSKLPEIMPLPKEIWAWVQSVDRPIIVDSENADPMVRKFAALTHNDGKSDLSLPLFIEGKKIGTIILRANSNGVYRKEHVDLIRVAAEPIAIALSNALAHQELLHLRDVLLDDNRFLQRELSPSLQDDIVGEGSGLRNVMEQVRQVAPLNNTVLLLGETGTGKEVIANAIHYGSTRCNGPFVKVNCGAISDTLIDSELFGHEKGAFTGAFTEKRGRFERAHGGTLFLDEIGELPPQAQVRLLRVLQTRELERVGGTKPIPIDIRIIAATHRNLEQMIADGRFREDLWFRINVFPIFIPPLRQRREDIPALTRHLVQVKCRELGLAEVPAIALGALERLMSYDWPGNVRELQNIVERELIRYKGDFLTFESLAALPSARKEQPPPHMDREDLEPVSLDEAMALHIGKTIEFTKGRINGKNGAAELLRINPSTLRSRMAKLGVNRANY; translated from the coding sequence ATGGATGTCAGGCCGGAAGAGTTTTTCCGCGAGGTAACGTTACGGTTTTGCAGCAGCCTGGATATCAACGTTGCCTTCCAGCGCAGTTTTCAGTACCTGCGAGAAGTTTTGCCGGTTGACGAAATATTCCTCGACATCCTCGACCCGCTATTGGGGGCCATTCGCCGCATTGCGCATGCGGCGAGCCAGGGAGGCTCGAAGTTGCCCGAGATCATGCCGCTTCCCAAGGAGATCTGGGCTTGGGTCCAGAGTGTCGACCGGCCAATAATCGTGGATTCGGAAAATGCAGATCCCATGGTGAGAAAATTTGCTGCACTCACCCATAACGATGGGAAATCGGACCTGTCACTGCCACTGTTCATCGAGGGGAAAAAGATAGGAACCATCATTTTAAGGGCTAATAGCAATGGGGTTTACCGCAAAGAACATGTCGATTTGATTCGAGTAGCTGCCGAGCCGATCGCTATCGCGCTGTCAAACGCCCTGGCCCACCAGGAGCTGCTGCACTTGCGCGACGTCCTCCTTGACGATAACCGTTTCCTGCAACGGGAACTCTCGCCAAGCCTGCAGGATGACATTGTGGGAGAAGGCAGTGGGCTGCGCAACGTAATGGAGCAGGTGCGGCAGGTTGCCCCACTGAACAACACCGTGCTGCTGCTTGGAGAAACCGGCACCGGCAAAGAAGTAATCGCAAACGCCATCCACTACGGATCGACGCGGTGCAACGGCCCCTTTGTCAAGGTCAACTGTGGTGCTATCTCGGACACGCTCATCGACAGCGAACTTTTCGGGCATGAGAAGGGGGCCTTCACCGGGGCGTTTACGGAAAAACGGGGACGCTTTGAGCGGGCTCACGGCGGGACGCTTTTTCTGGACGAGATCGGAGAGCTTCCCCCCCAGGCCCAAGTAAGGTTGTTGCGGGTGCTGCAAACCCGTGAGTTGGAGAGAGTTGGAGGGACCAAGCCCATTCCCATCGACATCAGGATCATCGCCGCAACCCACAGAAATCTTGAGCAAATGATCGCGGATGGCCGTTTCCGTGAGGACCTGTGGTTCCGAATAAACGTTTTCCCGATTTTTATCCCTCCTCTGAGGCAGCGCCGGGAGGATATCCCGGCATTGACACGGCACTTGGTGCAGGTAAAGTGCCGGGAACTCGGTCTGGCCGAGGTGCCGGCCATTGCCCTGGGGGCCTTGGAGCGCCTCATGAGTTACGATTGGCCCGGAAATGTGCGGGAACTGCAAAATATTGTGGAACGCGAACTGATCCGGTACAAGGGGGACTTTCTCACTTTTGAATCGCTTGCGGCCCTTCCCTCTGCCAGGAAAGAACAACCGCCACCACATATGGACCGGGAAGACTTGGAACCGGTAAGCCTCGACGAAGCCATGGCCCTGCATATCGGAAAAACCATTGAATTCACGAAGGGAAGGATTAACGGCAAGAATGGTGCGGCAGAGTTGCTGCGCATAAATCCCAGCACGCTGAGGAGCCGGATGGCAAAGCTCGGGGTGAATCGGGCAAACTATTGA